One Lepus europaeus isolate LE1 chromosome 4, mLepTim1.pri, whole genome shotgun sequence genomic window, AAATCATGAGAGGCAGGCTGGCCTGGGGCACTCCTGGCTTCCCTTAAGGAGGAGACCTGGCCATGCCGCGAGTACACGACCACAAGGCCACCAGTGATGGGAGGTGACAGACACTGCCCCTTTACACCAGGTAGGGGCTCTGCACTCTGCCCTAGTGGCTAACACTGCTATTTCTCCTGACACCAAAGCTCAATGCCAGCTGCCACCCAAGACCTCCACCAGGCCTGTCAATCAGCTCCACACCTGAGCCCTCTAAGCAGAGGAGTTGGTCACCCTGAACTTCCGCAGGACACGGCTGGCCCTGCTGCCTTTGCAAGCAATGGAAAGCTGCCCAGACAGAGGCCTTCTCATGCCCCCTCTCTTCCTACTCTCCAGGGCCTAGGCTTCACACTGAGCTAGACGAGCACCCTTGGGTGCTCACAACTGCTTCgtgaggcccaggcccaggcccaggccctggtgaCGGAGGTGACTTTCTCCCTCTTGCTGGGGCCTCACAACCCCTGCACCACGGCCCGGACTTCCTTCCCACTCTTGCTGGGACGACTCCAGACTCGGCTTCGTGTACCTTGGCAGGACTTGCTTGCCTAGCCTTCCACGGGGCTGGTGTGTCTGCTTTTGCTGTGGACGCCTTCACAGACGTGGGGGCGCCTAGGGCGCCTTTCATCGGGGAGGCCTTGACTTGAGGGTTTTTTACAGCCGGTTTCACCTAAGGAGACACGGGatacaggacctgagggaggggtcctGCACACAGACCTTCATCTCTTCCTTCCCCACTGGGCCCTGAACCCAGCGGAGCAGCGAGTGACTGGCAGGTCTCACCTGGGCTGGGGTCATGGCTGCAGGTGCCTCCCCTTCGCTGTCTGACTCCTCGCTGCTGCTCTCTGAATCCTCCTTCTtccccagctgggcctgggcagctGCAGGCCCTGCCTTGCCAGGGGGCACTAGAGGGACCCCTTTCCTGGGGGACTCCTTGGCAGGGGCTGAGGCAGCTCTGACCTGGGGTGTCTTTCCCAAGGGCTTCACCTGGAATGAGACAAACAGTTATCAGGAGAGGGAGTCCTGAGGGCAGGCGTGTGCAGACAGGAGATCCGTGGGGCACACGCAGCGGCGCTGGGGTGGCGTTCCCGTGGCTCCCATCAGAGGGCAGCACAacgccctccccacctctgccccggGCCTCACCTGAGCTGGTGCCTCCTCCTCACTGTCTGAGGACTCCTCACTGCTCTCagaatcctcctcctgtggcctcCCAACTGGCCCCTTTTGGGCAGGGACTGCTGTGGCCACTGTCTTTCCCACGGCACTGTTCTGGGGGGCTCtcacaggcagctttacctgaatTGCAAGGAAATATGAGACTGGAGATGGATCCTTTTAAGCTAAGCTCCCCACCACGGCTCGGGGAAGTCACCCCAGCCTATGCAGGACCCTGGGCAAGGCTGGGGGCTAGGCTCAGACCTCCTTTCTctgcccacctcccagcctcTCTTACGGCTTCTGGCCCCACTTGCCTTGGCTGGGGATCCCTGCTTGGCCTGGGCAGCTGCAGTGACAACTTTTCCAGGTGGTGACGTGACCCCTTCGGCTGAAGATGCTTTTGTAGAAGCTGCACTGGCTTTGGTCTGAGGGGTTCTCGCCGAGGCCTGTACCTGGAGGAAGAGGGAATTATGGTGGGAGAAGTGAGGGGTGATGGAGTCAGAGGCCTGAGGTtggattctggctgctccatctaTGGCTGAGAACTTGAGCAAAGTGATCGCACTGGGCCTGTTTCCTCCTCAGTATAATGGGGATGATCAGGCCCAGCTCTAGGGCTGCTATGGTGATTAAATGGACActgagtgcctggcacataatatCTGCTCAAATAAACTCATGGTTGTAAGCACTTTTCTTAGTGTGAGTCCAGTGCAAGAGGACCCAGAACACAGGTGCCTTCTAGGCTGACTTTCAGCTAGGGACCTTGTCATCAAATCCTGGCTAACAGACTAGACGTCAAGGACCATAAGAGGTAGGAAATCTAGCTCTTCTTCTTGGCTGGAATGCTGAGTTGATAGCTGGAACTCAAGCAGCCAACCCTGTCTACGAGGCTGAGATGACAGAACATGAAGAAAACATGAGGTTTTCTTGGGCTTCGCCTTTCTTAACTGACATCCAGAGAATCCCGCGATGCCTGTCAAGGTCCCCAGCAAACAGCTCTAGCGAGGTGAGAGCCACAGAGGGGGAGATGCCCAGCATGAGATCCTGACAGGAGAGAGTCCTGCCCCTGGGAACCAGAACGGGGAAGCGGGCAGCACCCCAAGGCCCTGACTCATTCAGACACGTCCTCTGGTCAGTGTCAGAAGACAGCCTTCCCCTGGCATCCCGCACCCGCCAGAGACCAAGCCGAGTGTGGAAGAGCCGGAGTGTGGTGAGCAAAGCTCCCCAGAGTGCAGACACACGGCACGACCAGGCAGGGCGCACTCAAGGTGGCCGGAGGGGAATCACGGCTTCCACACCGACGTGAGAAAGCAAAACCAAAGACAAGGGGACTAACTTGACCCGCCAAGTCCCATTGCACAAGGAAAGGACTGAAATCAGACGAGACAGGTTCCCCAGCCACAACGCGATTAAACCGGAGATCAACAACAGAAAGCAACCTGGGTAATCCCAGATATTTGGAAATTCAACACCTACTCCTAAATAACCCGAGGTtcgaagaataaaaataaaacgcCCACCTTGTGGTGCaggtgggaggctcagatggaaaGACAAATATTTAAGTGATCTGCACAGTGAAACACCGTAAGGCACAGGGCGTGGAaggcctgcctgcagcctggaggTGGCCAGAGGAGCCTGCCGTGCCGGAAGGGGACTCTGCACGGCTCATGACCTCAGGGAGGACTCCTAGGACCTCGGGTGCCACGAGGCAACTCAGAGCGGGGTGAAGAGACCACGACAATGTGTGCTCTTGTTCTGGGAAAAAAGAAATGGCTAAGTTCTGAGCGATTACTACAAACAAAACAGGGCGACAATGAAGAATGATAAACAGTGGGTGGCTGAGCAGAGGAGTGGGCCATCTTGCATTTGCCTCGCTCTTCCAGGATGCGGGAGCCGACCTCCAGGTCTGTTTTCCAGGAGCCGGGCCCACCCTCGGGTGATGAGTGAGGAGCTTGCTGGGCCCTTGCTGGGTTGGCAGGTGAGATCTCACCCAAACTGGTTGACTTCCGATTTAAAGAGTAACGAGAGCCTCTGATGGGTTACATCACCTGCTAGGatatggagctgggacttgaacccaggcagcacAGCTCTACCCCCGTGACACTTGCCTCTACCACACTGGAAGTATGATCTCACCTGAACCTGTTCCTTGGAAGTTGCCCAAGCCAGgcactcccacccacacccccggGCCTTTGCACAGGCTTTCTCTGCCTGGAACACTATCCTCCCAGAGGCTGCGACCTGTCAGGTTCTGCTAGCCAAGGAGCGCCCCCTCTGTCTCAATGCCAAGCCCTCTTGCTGGAATAATCCATATGCACATTCATGGTCCCATTTGGGTGGGACCTCCCTGAGAGCCAGACACAGTGGGCCAGACCAGGACAGCACACGATGAGAAAGTACTCAGCAGACTGTGTGCAAACATGCGAAATCCCAGTGGGGCTTAAAAGGCCACAAAAGGAGCCGGTAGAGCTCTGATGGGCAGAGAGATAATGGAAAGATGGGAATGAGGCTGCCCAGGCTTCTGTGTAGCCAGGGACAACAGCAGCCCCACAAAAGCCttctcagccctggccctggcccaggtaTAGGTGGGATGGGCTGGCTCCGCCCAGGCCTCACCTGTGCTGGAGTGGAGGCAGCCTGCGCACTGTCAGACTCCTCCTCGCTGCTCTCAGAGTCCTCATGagccttggctttgacctgggcgaCCGCGGGCCCCATCTTTCCAGGGAGCAGAGGCGTGGTCACTGGGGCAGCTTTCGCCTGGAGGCCTTTGCCCACAGAGGTCACCTGGAAGGACGGGCAGAAGAGCACGTCTCAGGGGGAGCCTGGAGCAGCATGGGAGCCGCCCCGAGGTCCGCCGAGCCCACGCAGGCCTCACTGTTGCAGCAGGAGCTGTCTCCTCCTCACTCTCGGAGTCCTCACTGCTCGAGGAGTCCTCCTGGGGCCTCCGGGCGCCCCAGGCGACAGCTGGGGACGAGGCGGCGGCCGGAGAGGTGGCTGTGCCAGCCTTCCAGGAGGCTGGAGTGCCCACTCGCACGGGGGCGACCTTGGTAGATGCAGGGGTAACAGGGGTGCCTTTCTTGGGAGAGGCCTTGGCTTGAGTTTTCAGAGCTGGTTTTGCCTGAGGGGacacagagggcagaggctggaacggctcctggattcagagcCCCGTCTGTCCTCAGCTGgagccctgctgctgcccccaccaGCCAGAGCCCACGTTCTGACCGAGGAGCAGCCAAGCTCCCTGCAGGGCTGGCTGGCGGGGGCAGCTCCTGGTCTGCCAGGCTCACCTGAGCTGGAGTCGTGGCTGTGGGTGCCTCCTCCACGCTGTCAGAGGACTCCTCGCTGCTTTCTGAGTTTTCCTTGGCCCTTTCAGCCTTCACCTGGGTGGCCCCGGGCCCCAACTTCTGGGAAGGTGCCACGGCCACATCTTTCCCCAAGGGTCCCTTGGTGGGACCCGAGGCAGGTCTGACCTGGAGGATTTTCCCCGGGGGCTTTGCCTGGTGGAAGACACACAGGATCAGCAGAGGGGACCTACAGGGTGCAAGTGTGCAGACACGAGggcccaaatggccaacagagaaCCCCAGGGGGCTCCCAGCACTGACAAGAGAAAGCAGGGGCTTGCAAGTTGGGACCTCACCTGGGTGGCGGACACAGCCGGGGTCGCCTCCCCCTCGCTGTCCGACTCCTCCTCACTGCTGCTGTCTGAGTCCTCCTCCGGCTTAACCACCTGAGCCAAaggggctgcaggtgctgccttcccagggggcgCTAGGCCAGTGCCTTTCCCGGAGGGCCCCACGCCCACAGTAGGTGCCGGTCTGACCCAGGAATTCTTCCCTGAGGGCTTCGCCTGGGAAGGACAAAGGACAACAAGATCAAGGTGGGAGTCCAGGGCAGGAGGGACAGGCCCACCAGGGCCCTTCCAGGCAGGGCTCTGCCACGCAGGGGGTCCTGCAGCTCACCTGAGCCGGGCTCACAGTGACGGCCATGGCTGCCGGGGTCTCCTCGTCGCTGTCCGACTCTTTGCTGCTGCTCTCTGAGTCCACCTCCCGCTTCCCTACTTGGGCCTGGGTGGCTGCAGGTCCTGTCTTGCCAGGAGCCGCTGGAAGGGCCCCTTTCCTGGGAGACCCCTTGGCAGGGGCAAAGGCAGCTCTGACCTGGGGAGTCTTCCCTGAGGGCTTCGCCTAGAAcaggggagggagagcaaggtggccatgtgcagagacagagaccagaAACTTTCTGGCAGCACGAAGAAGGAGAAAGGGCTTGGGGCCTTGTAGAGCGGGATACATGGCCTCCAGAGGCCAGGAGGGGAAGGGCCCAGGCCTCACCTGCAGTGGGGTCCCGGCAGCTGGTGTCTCTTCCTCGCTGTCAGACGATGCCTCGCTGCTGCTCCCCGAGTCCTCCTCTGGCCTGCCTGCCTTGGCCTGGGGGGCAACGAGCCCGGCCTTTCGAGGGGGTGCTGGggtgactgctttcccaggggtccCTTTGGCAGCAGCTGAGGAAGGTCTGACCTGGAGAACTTTCGTAGAGGCATTCAcctgggagaagagaaagggcaGTTTGCACTCCCCCTTCTAAAACCTGTCTGGTGATGCCTTCAGAGTACAGCCCGAAGTCTAACTGGGGCTCACACgacccctgcctggcctggctggaGCCCCTTCAGCGCCAGCCAACTTCACTTCATTCTCGCTCTTGGAGCACTGCCGGCCCTGCCCCTTCCAACTGGCCCCTCAGTCCGTGGCTCCCCAACAGACATCGCCTACTTAGCGTGGCTTGCCCTGGCCCCTGGATGGCCTCCATGGCTGCCCCAGGACACAGGGTGGTCACAGCCTGTCCCTGGTGGACTCTCATCAGTTGGGGGCCCGTGGGTCTAGAAAACCTCAAGAGTGGATTTGATCAGGCCTACGGGAGAGGCCCACCAAGACCCAGAGAGAAGAATGCACAGAGCCCAGACTTGGCGAGAGAAGTGTCTGAAAGGGGTCAGGGATCTGGTGAGGCCACCCTGGGCTTTCTGCACACAAAGGGAGAGCAGCAGGACCCCTGGGAATTGTCTTCCCTCTCACTAACTCCTCCCCACGGCTCCAGGTGCTGCACTGTTTCCCATGGAAGGTCCCCACAGCCACTTGGCCTGGGGCCAGTCACCCCAGAAAAATCAGTGTCTCTGATCTTTGAAGAATCTTTCCCTGCAGAGGCTGGAGGCTGTTCCAGACCAGCTTTGTGGGGCTTGCTCCTTTTTGAGGTCTTTAACCAACCTGGATGGAGAAAAGTTTCTAGAAAAGTCCACACTTGGGTGCTCCTGAAAAATGGACACTCACACAACACTTGGTAGCTCACAGGCAGGGCACAGCAGACCCGTGCTGAGCAGCGGCGGCCCTGCATATCCTGACTGGTCCCAATTCCCACGCCTCTGCCACCTCAGGGCCTGGCACTCACTGCGCTCCCTGCCAAGAATGACTTTCCTAAAAACCTCCCACGCACCCGCCCTCCGCTCCTAACGTTTGCCCTAAACACTACATTTTAAATTACCATTCCTGGGCACGCATGCGCAGACACATgcgcgcgtacacacacacaccccagccctccttccttctctaacGCTCACTGGCATGTGACAAAGGAAATCATTTATCTGCTGCCCTGGTCCTTCCGTCCCCTCCCTGCTCCGATTCCAACAGTAGTCCACCCATGGGCACCCACAGCCTCGGGGCTAAGGTCCCTAGCAGGGGAAGGTAAGGGACACCCTTCAGTAACGCGCTGCGTgcctgctcagctctgcctgggaggccagaggCCTGGGCACAGGCAACTTCTCAGGGGCTTCCAGGCGGGTCCAGCAGGGATGAGGGCAGCGGGCATTTATTACACAGGGAAACTGAGGAAAGCGGAGCAGAGTGCAGGACCCCCCTCAGGGAGGTGGCCATCCCCGGCTGTGTGGGCCAGAGGGCAGTTTCCAGGGGTCAGCCGTCCCCACTGTGCCTCCTGCATGCGgctctccttcccccctccaaCTGCAGGGATGTCTTCAACAGAAATGTTCGCCATGGCTACTCCGTCAGCCCCTGCGGGCCCCAGGAGAGCCAGGGTGCGTGCAGGGCCCCCGAGGGGCAGCCCTCCAGGCCTCACCTGGCTGGGCCTCCCCGCAGGGGCCTCCTCCTCACTGTCAGACTCCTCACTGCTCTCCGACTCCTCTTCCGGTTTCCTGGCCCTCGCAGCCAGGGTCAGTGCCCCTCCTTTGGCCTGGGGTGTCACAGCTCCCACCTTCCCAGGGGCCGGAGCTGCCCTTCTCGCTGCGGGCTCCTGGGCAGGGGCCGGCGGGGCTCTGATCGGGGCAGGTTTCACTGAGGGTTTCACCTGCAACGAGAGGATGGCGTTAGGAACCAGTGCGTCTGTTTCCCGTCAGCTAGAGGAACCTCAGCCCACAGAGCCCTGCCCGACTCTGGCTAAGAGTCGGACAGACACTGTCCTTAGGCCCATTTCACACGGGAGCACGGCAGCTCAAAGGTTAAATCGCTCAAGACCAGCGCACAGAGGCACGGCTCTGAGGGAACTCTCGGCTGTCACGCCGGGGCTCCATGTGGCATACACAGGCTCCAGTCCCTCTGTCAGGACTCACCTGCCCCTGAACTGACACACAATCATGGCCGCCGtcccaagggccaggagctggcTGACCTCCAGTCCTGCCACTAGCTTGCTGGGCCATGTGGAGCACATTCCTCCCTCCCCTGAGCTTAGAGGCTTCTGAAACCACAGATGCCCACGGCGTTCAGAGCTCCAGCTCTACCCCCTGATCTTCAGACTTCACCCTGACCCTAACCGCCGTGCGGGAGCTCCGAGCCAGCCTCTGGCCCACCGAGGCTGTGTACCAGGGCAGGTGCCCTGGGTCGGCCGTGATCCCCTTTCTGTTGGTCAGGCCCAAGGTGAGGGGTGTCGGGGCAGTCCTTCTGACTTGCTCTGTAGGGCCCGACGGTGAAGACACAAGGTGGGGAGCGGCCCACAGCCAGCCCGAGGAGAGAGACAGGTGAGGTCTCAGCCTTCATGGGGAATAAGAAGCACCTAGGCACCAGATGGCTGACATCCTTGACTCCTGCTGTCCTCCCTTTAAAACACCTTTCAAACGGGGCACCTTCTCCCAGCACCACTCAGGCAGCCCCTAGGTGGTCTCCCTGCTTCCACTCTGCCTCACCCTCCCAGCAGGCCACAGCCTGTGATCCCTCTGAAATCTGAACAAGGCCACCCTCTCTGTGCCTGAACCCCTGCAGTAGCATCTCCCATCCCCTGGGAATAAAATGCAGCCTGATTATGGTGCCCTCTTATGACCTCGTGCTGTATCCCTGCCCCCTGGGTCATGCAGAAAGGTATTTTTGCAAAGCACCAAATCCATTTGCCTCTGTGTCTGCACACTCTGCCTCTTCACTCATCCAGGACAGCCTCCTGCTCGGCTCCTGGTGGCCCACTACTCTCCCTTCAGAGTGGCCATTACTACTGTGGTCAAACGGTCTGATGGGACGCCCCTCCCATCTTGTTCTCCAAAGCGTTACCTGGCGCTAGCAGGTACACAAGGAATGACTTGCAAGAAAGCCACACACCCAGAGGCCTGCCTGACTCTAGACCAGCACCCCCGAGTGGGCAAGTGGGCCTAGAAACCTCTGAGCAAGCTCACTCCTGCCGGCATCTCTTTCTAATGGAATGCCCTCACCCCACACCCCTTCTCAGGGACACCCACTGGGCTCAGGCCACCTGCCTATTCCACAGGGCTCCCCTCCCTGGCAGTAACCCTGCCAGCTCCCAGTCCCTGGGCTCTGAAATCTGGCCAGGCTCCTGGGAGGGCGGGAAGCTGGGTCCAATTACCTCCACATCCGTCTCATCGCTCGAGCTGGAGGTGTCCTCGCTGGAGCTGTCAGCCTGGCCCGCTGACACCAACCCTGAGGGACAGACACAGTGGGGACTGAGGGCTATCATTCCAGACCCACCTGCGCCTTCTCCCACCAGGTGCTGAGCACTGGCTCCCCAGCTGCATAGTTACAGCTCCGCCCGCCCTTGGAACCCCCATCTGAAGGGAACACCATCATCACCCTGCTTTCCCGCACACCTAAGGCTGTGCTAGAATGGGAGCAACAACCCTGCACCCGGGCTAATAAATGTTCCAGTCACCTGCACATGCACTGAAGCAGGTGGGGCACATCGGCTGTTTCACATGGGAACTGGAGGCAAACCTGGGCTCTTCAGGGAAGTCTAAGCTGTCAGGGACCCATGTAGCCCCCAGAAATGTCCACCCACTCCTGAGACTGCTCAGACTCCCTTGGGAGAGCTGAAGTGGTGTCCCTGAGGCTGTCCTCCCGCACCTAGGGGACCACAAAGGCCCGAGGCACAGGACACTCACTGTCCACAGCCAAACCTCTGGGTTCCAGAGTGGCCTGGAGCTTGAAAAAATAGTGCTCAggcctgcctccccagcccaaactccccagcccagggctgctcaCCAGGTTTGGCGGCGGGTACAGGGGCCGGGACACCGCCCTCCTCCTCGGTCTCTGAGGCCAAGACTGTGTTTGCTGAGGGTTCTCCTGACTTCTGGGCTGACTTCCCACCAGTTAGCAGGTGGGCTAGGGCCTTCCCAGAGGCAGGGTGTGGCACAGAGTTCACAGCCTTGGCCGCCTTGCTCTGTGCCTgcagggaagggagagacagagtggcgAGTGCAGGGCACCCCACAGCGATACCTGGCTCATCACCCTCCTGAAGTTGTCTCCTCATccttaagggggggggggcacacacaGCCCCCACCTCACAGGGCTGAGAGCTTTGAGGGAACGGGATTACAGTTCTTGGGACATACAAGCTACTTGCAAGGTGGGAAGCAGCAGTTTGGTGTGGCTATTGGCATCTTTGTAACTGCTTTTACACACTGTTGCTAAGCTGCAGGCACTTTCAGGGACACAATCCTTTATGCGTCTGGAGCACTGCCGTAGTTCCTGGTTCAAAAACCACTGTTAGGAATTTCAGAACCTCAGGTATTAATGGTTCACTATGGTGTCTCTGCTGCCTAGCAGTGCCAGAGCACaacagagaggcacagggatgGAGGAGGAAAGAAACTGCCTGTGCCACTGCCTACCGTGGCCTTGCCGTGGCCCACTGCAGGAGGCATCACCCCACCTTACTTGAAGAGGAGACTATTCCATAGCTAGGTTATGTGAATCCAGGTGCCTTCACCAACACAGGGGACTGTTCCCTACAGGGGACCACAACCCCCACAGCAATGGCTGGCGAGGTGGGCCACTCACCTTGGCCTTTTCTTTCACGCCTGATGGCAAAGTCACTGCCGTAACAGAGGAGTTGACAGACGCTGGCCTTGGGGCTGCAAGTCACAAACACACGTTGGATGAGCCAGATGAGCTTTTCACGTCTGAGCATGGCAAACAGCTTTCATCTCACCCGACACTTCACCTGCTACTGGCTGCCGAGAGGTGGCATGAGGACGTGATGCTGAACCCAGGCTGGGGAAAGAGCTCTGGGTGGCATTAGCATATCCCCCAGGAGCAGGAGAGCAGAGAACAGCACCACGAAAGCTGCTGTGTCCACATCCTGATGGACTCCCAACGCCACCGGCCATGCGATACGGAGGCCTCCAGAAGGAAAAGGCTGCTTtcggtccctgctgcccactacCACACAGCCACTGCACAACTCCAGGAGGCGTGCCAGTCACACGGGCCGCCACACCAGGAAGAAAGTCGCTCAGCTGGAAGGTGCGAGGGTCGGATAGCCCGGGCAGGACCACAGAGGAAGCTGCTCAGGGCTCATGGATTCTCACAGGCAGCAGCACCTGAGCCCTGTGCCCGGTTGCATGTGAGTTACGGATCCTCCGTGCGTTTGCATCAGCGCAGTAACTCGAGATCTCAGGGGAAGCTCTCTCAAGTACGCTCTCAAGAAGGCTGTGGAGACGCATGGCACGACCTGACTCGCACCTGCActaactccctctctctgtgtgactaaACACATTCACAAGGAGGGAAGGGGGAATGCCGAACCTCCTGGCTCCAATCATTATCAACTCCTGGTTCCCTTCACTTATCTACTGTCTCATCCAGAGACTGCCAGACTTATCATGTTGTCCACAACACCTCAGGACATTTCTCTCAATGAAGACTCTTTGAAAAGTATGTAACTTCATTCTCACAGCCTACAAAACTCAGCTGTCAGCTCAGTCCAGCGGTCAGCCAGGACGAGGTCCCACCACTGTTTCCAGGAGTACATAGGTCTGCGGCTATGCACCCATCACCTGCAGCCGCAGAGGAAGTCTGGAAGGGGCCCCGCAGGGGGAGGGTTTCAGGAATGCGAGGGGCAGGGCAGAACAGGGAACCGGCAGTTTTCCCTTTCATGTTTTTGTGCAGTTCAAAGTGAATCTGTTTGGGCATTTATCATTTAAGAAGATTAACCCacgacataaaatattttatccgGTATGATGacctcaaacattttttaaaagctgaggaAAACAAATGGAAGAGTAATTTGTGAAACTGTAGGTGGCAAGACTATGGGTAATTTTTTCCCTGCCTTTTTTCAAAGTAACTTTCAATAATGAATACTCTATAATGAATCttacatttcttttataattagaaaatacatttaaaaatcaagaaattatCTTCTATGTAAGCTAAAAAGAAACAGTAATACGATGTGTAGGAGAGAGGGGCGGATGGAGCACAGGGCCCCGGAACATGGGTGCAGATGGGCGGCCAAGGCCTTCACCGGGTCACCCTGCCAACACTCAAACCAGAGCGCTCAGCACAGCCTCCGAGTGCGAGCGTGGACTCTGCCCCAGTAACGGAAGGTCAGCAACTGACGCAGTCCACAGGAGAGGCATCCGGAGGCTGCCCTCTGGGATCCCAGGCAGCACTTCTGGAAACGTGGGCTTCCTCCCTCCTCTATCAGAGCCATCGGAAGTCACCCACGGAGGGGTGGCCATGTGTGTACCCAAGAAGACAGTAAGGGTACACCTGGTGTTGCTACTTCAGCCTCGGAGATAGAGCACAAGGGAGGGGCACAAATGGGTACTCCACAGACCTGCGGCCCCGCCCCAGTTTCCCCTGAAAATGCTGACCTCCCTAGGCTCACTTAATGAGAAGACCctgtcctggcacagccccatACCCCACAGGCTGTCTCCAAAGGGCACCGGCCCAGGGATCCCAGCAGCACCTGGCATGCAGGGCTCTTACTGGTTTGGGCAAGTAGGgcttctgcttcctcctcctcttccgagCTCTCGGAGCTGCTGATGGGGTCTGACACGCGGGTCTTCTTGGCTTGCAGTGCCGCATCATCCTCGGCCTTCCTCTTCTGGCCAAGCTCCGAGGTTCTGCAGGACAGAGGGACAGGCGATAGCAACTGCGCCCCAGGACAGAGACCTCGCCACATCCTCCCAGCCCCCAAAGGACACATGCGTAAATTTAACAGTGACAAAAACACAGTGTTTTTGCATTTCCACTCCACTCGAGTGCTTTTACAATTCttgatgggtcttttttttttttaagatttatttatttatttaaagtcagagttacacagagagagggagaggcagagagagagagagagaaaatcttccatctgctggttcactccccaattggccagaatggccagaactgcgctgatccaaagccaggagccaggagcttcttctgggtctcccccgcgggtacagggtcccaagcacttgggccatcttctactgctttcccaggccatagcagagagctggattggaagtggagcagccaggtctccaactgacgcccatatggaatgccggcactgcaggcggtggctttacccactataccacagcgatgcccccccccccccccccccgtttgcTCTTTAAAATTATCACGCTGGTGGGTAACGTTAGATCGTATCAGAAGCTCTCAGGCACTGCGTGGTGGGTGCCGGCCTGGGCAAGCACTGCTCAAAACCACCAGGTGCCTCGCCTCCAGAACTCACTGCCTGCTCGGGGCCCTCATCCTGGGAGACTGCCCAGGTGCTCCTTGGCTCTCAGGCCTCAGCACGCTCACCGCCTCCCCCAGCAGCCTCCTGTTTCATTTCCTTCCCAGTACTTTTCTAGATACCCTGCTGGCTTACTTACTACACTTACTACTCCCCCGCTACACAGAAAGgcccgggggcagggggagaggagggctggCAGCTCAGCAGTGTCCTGAAGCACATATCTCAAGGAGTTAACCCCCAAGTGACCTGCCCAGGGCCGACGGCGGGCGGGGGGCTGAAGCGGGCAGGACAAGCAGGCAGATGACCCTTCAAGTTTGACCTCTTTTGATTTCACCCTCCCACACGCAAGGAGTCACTGCCCATGCCCCGCGTTCTCCAGCTGGCACTGACTCTGCCATGCCAGAGTGGGgtgaggggcctgggggccttgTCTCCAGGAGGGCCATTTGTCAGGAGTCTCCTGCTAAAAACAAGTTTCATTTACTGCACGTTATCAGCTCATTCTGCCTCTTCCCTCCCAACAAGATGTAAGATCCACAAAAGCAgggatttttctctctggtttgTTCCCAGCATAGTGCCTGCCCGCTAACAGGTGctcaacacagaaacatagaaggcc contains:
- the TCOF1 gene encoding treacle protein isoform X5, whose protein sequence is MAEARKRRELLPLIYQHLLQAGYVRAAREVKEQSGQKTFLTQPVTLLDIYTHWQQTSELGQKRKAEDDAALQAKKTRVSDPISSSESSEEEEEAEALLAQTTPRPASVNSSVTAVTLPSGVKEKAKAQSKAAKAVNSVPHPASGKALAHLLTGGKSAQKSGEPSANTVLASETEEEGGVPAPVPAAKPGLVSAGQADSSSEDTSSSSDETDVEVKPSVKPAPIRAPPAPAQEPAARRAAPAPGKVGAVTPQAKGGALTLAARARKPEEESESSEESDSEEEAPAGRPSQVNASTKVLQVRPSSAAAKGTPGKAVTPAPPRKAGLVAPQAKAGRPEEDSGSSSEASSDSEEETPAAGTPLQAKPSGKTPQVRAAFAPAKGSPRKGALPAAPGKTGPAATQAQVGKREVDSESSSKESDSDEETPAAMAVTVSPAQAKPSGKNSWVRPAPTVGVGPSGKGTGLAPPGKAAPAAPLAQVVKPEEDSDSSSEEESDSEGEATPAVSATQAKPPGKILQVRPASGPTKGPLGKDVAVAPSQKLGPGATQVKAERAKENSESSEESSDSVEEAPTATTPAQAKPALKTQAKASPKKGTPVTPASTKVAPVRVGTPASWKAGTATSPAAASSPAVAWGARRPQEDSSSSEDSESEEETAPAATVTSVGKGLQAKAAPVTTPLLPGKMGPAVAQVKAKAHEDSESSEEESDSAQAASTPAQVQASARTPQTKASAASTKASSAEGVTSPPGKVVTAAAQAKQGSPAKVKLPVRAPQNSAVGKTVATAVPAQKGPVGRPQEEDSESSEESSDSEEEAPAQVKPLGKTPQVRAASAPAKESPRKGVPLVPPGKAGPAAAQAQLGKKEDSESSSEESDSEGEAPAAMTPAQVKPAVKNPQVKASPMKGALGAPTSVKASTAKADTPAPWKARQASPAKVLSPRKDSNSKTPRSKTLTPAPPEKKAQESSESSDEEWPSSQVTKRNPASLPLTQAALKVLAQKASEAQPPRARTQSSSGVDGTVGALPMTSPQSAAIQARVTSNLRKSKGQQTTAPPLGHPKAKAPGSSNDSEDSSNSSSGSEEGAEGPQLTKSTPRPGSVPTGKETLVEETSESSEDEVVAPSQSLLSGYVAPGLTPANSQVSKSTPRPDSNPLVSSTPATKDDLDGKQEAEPQQAVGTVSPKTGRKQATSGTTPQKPRKPKKGAPGTQASILPSSITQRLLGEPWPLSEAQVQASVVKVLTELLEQEKKKALDASKESSKKGRKRKLLVDQLAPKAPKSKKKKLAAAGECREGADSQEKASRTSKGKAKRDKTSGDGQEKKAKGPFGSPGARDKSEGELGTAKVEGGDQSNLKSKKEKKKSDKKKKDKEKKEKKKKAKRASAKDPESPFQKKKKKKKVAEQAV